A stretch of Episyrphus balteatus chromosome 2, idEpiBalt1.1, whole genome shotgun sequence DNA encodes these proteins:
- the LOC129910287 gene encoding uncharacterized protein LOC129910287 yields MSMGLSMLFTVLGLLLAAAGILDAAPAPYQELLPRAGYVPVYIREGETPLSEIHPKLAEAFHEVEHKDLSSDNSNSESTSDELNSSKSNEEQSVPEVPSEPLIDISSNDSNKKLEESKEPNQNVVEAAKEAIKELVSVFENEMLDKLGLGEDIEDSKPSEADKKPQQISIESQKTDENIDNKPSSASSEKASDVLTVEAFKAKDFNKESIKDAEMDVPEDVPSEQ; encoded by the exons ATGCTGCTCCTGCCCCTTACCAAGAACTGCTACCTAGAGCTGGCTACGTTCCTGTTTATATCCGTGAAGGTGAAACTCCACTTAGTGAAATTCATCCAAAATTAGCCGAAGCATTCCATGAAGTTGAACACAAAGActtg TCCTCCGACAACAGCAACTCAGAATCCACCTCCGACGAactaaattcttcaaaatcaaaTGAAGAACAATCTGTTCCAGAAGTTCCATCCGAACCACTTATTGACATTTCTTCGAATGATTCCAACAAAAAGTTAGAAGAATCAAAAGAACCCAATCAAAATGTCGTTGAAGCTGCCAAAGAAGCTATTAAAGAATTAGTTagtgtttttgaaaatgaaatgttAGATAAACTTGGTTTAGGTGAAGATATTGAAGATTCAAAACCATCTGAAGCTGATAAGAAGCCTCAACAAATAAGTATTGAAAGCCAAAAGACTGATGAAAATATCGATAACAAACCATCATCAGCATCATCTGAAAAGGCATCTGATGTTTTGACAGTTGAAGCTTTTAAAGCTAAAGATTTTAATAAGGAATCAATCAAAGATGCGGAAATGGATGTTCCAGAGGATGTACCATCAGAGCAGTAG